TTTTTCTTAAGATCAAAGCCCATTAGTACCATATCGCCTTCGGCAAGATGTTCGCGCAAGGTTTTACAAAACGCCGCGGCATCGCCAGCTGTCATATTACCGATGTTCGACCCCAGGAACATCACCACTTTGCGCCTTTGGGACATTGCAGCGGCCTCTTTCAGCATTTCAAAGTACTCGCCGTTGAGCCCCTGTATCTTCAAACCGGGTAGGGTTACGGGCAAATTATCGGTTAGGTAATTGATCACATTACCTGATATATCGATAGGGAGATAAGTAAAATCAGTCTTTTGCTTTAAAAGGTATTCCAGCAGGTACAATGATTTTGTAGCGTCGCCCGCGCCAAGTTCTATCAGGTCGAATCCATCGCCTTCAGCGATGATCGCCTCAGCAAGTTCAGCGGTTTTTTCCGAGAATATCTCCATTTCGCACCGGGTGGGATAGTATTCCTGGCAATTCATTATTTCCTGGAATATTTTGTCACCCTTGGCGTCATAAAAATATTTTGAGTTCAAGCGCTTCGGCGTCGACCTTAAACCTGATATAACATCCTTATAAAAGTTGTCTGTTTTGTCCTTTTTAAGGTGGTATGCTCCAAAAACTATAGCTGGTGATCCCATAATGTAGCTGTTATTAGTTACTTAGCAAGACGTATGCCAGTAAATTGCCATTGTAAATATGTTTGAAAAAAATTTCGATAAGTGACCCGGCTATGACCCGGCGAAGTTACCTCGGATGCGCCCCTTAAAACCTGCTGGTTCACCATAAACTTGCCATTGTATTCGCCGATGGCCCCCGACGCCTTCACAAAGCCCGGGTAAGGCAAATAGGCGCTTTCGGTCCATTCCCAGCGTGTACCCCAGTTAAATTGCCCCGCAGCAGCCTCCCACTCAAATTCGGTCGGCAGGCGCATACCCTTCCATGCCGCATAGGCCGATGCTTCAAAGTAGCTTACATGGC
Above is a window of Mucilaginibacter ginsenosidivorans DNA encoding:
- the egtD gene encoding L-histidine N(alpha)-methyltransferase codes for the protein MGSPAIVFGAYHLKKDKTDNFYKDVISGLRSTPKRLNSKYFYDAKGDKIFQEIMNCQEYYPTRCEMEIFSEKTAELAEAIIAEGDGFDLIELGAGDATKSLYLLEYLLKQKTDFTYLPIDISGNVINYLTDNLPVTLPGLKIQGLNGEYFEMLKEAAAMSQRRKVVMFLGSNIGNMTAGDAAAFCKTLREHLAEGDMVLMGFDLKKNPKTVLAAYNDSEGITKRFNLNLLERINRELHADFHLSKFDHYATYDPETGACKSYLVSLEDQEVTIGKEHIRFRKDEYIYMEISQKFTVLQTEQIADNAGFKAINCFFDSKKWFLDAIWMAK